ATGGGATCCATTTCAGTTACGTCACAGGCAGTAATTGATGCCCAAACCGCGATCGTCAATATTCCGTTTAATAAATCCTATCCGGGTCCTTTTACCGATAATATTCAGGTTCCCAGGCCGGCCTTCAATCCGGTAAATGGCCAAGAAGACCGAGTACATTTTCAGGGACAGGGACTAAACGATTTGGCGCAAGCCTGGGATAATTCTCTGCAGCCCAGCTTTTTCGCCACCGTCGTCCCCGTCTCTCCACGCCCCGCTCGCCCATTAACAGTCACTTGCAACGTCGGCAATGGAAGTTTTAACGTCAGAGCCCCCGATGGTTTTGCCTCTTACCGATGGACGAATGGCGAAACCACTCAGACCATCACAGTTCAGCGGGCCGGGACGTATCAGGTAACTATGAAGGATAACATCGGCAACACCTATCTTACCCCTGCCCTGGTAATAACGGAACCGTCCGTGTCGCTGCCGACACCGGTGATTACGCCTTCCGGTGAACAAATCATTTGTGCTGACTCTTCGATTGCTTTAACCGTTGACGTTTCATCGGTGAATACTGTCATCTGGAGTAACGGGCAAATCGGTCGAACCATTAACGTCAGAAATCCAGGTACGTATACGGCAAGGATTTCGAGTATATTTGGATGCAATTCACCGACGCCCTCTGCTCCGGTCACGGTTAAAAACATCCAAATCAAAGCCCCTGCCTTGATTCAGTCAGGGCCATACAGCGTTCAGGCAACGCCCGATACCACCATTTTTTCATTTACTGACACGAAGGTTTCAGCCATTACGTGGGATTGGCGCCAGGGAGGCAGAAGTTTACCTGCCACAGAATCGGCAATCAAAGTCACCCAGACCGGCGAGTTCACCGCACGTTCAAGGGTGACCTTTGTGGCAAACTCGGGCGGAAGTGCCCGCACCTGCGTATCTCCCTTTTCAGCCGCCGTATTGTATCAGCCCACCGGAGAAACCGCCAACGGACTGGTGGTCTATCCCAACCCAAGCCGTTTGGGCAAAGTAGCGATCGAAACGCTCGAAGATTTAACCGACGTTGAAATAACCGTCACGGCATTGAGCGGACAGGTTGTCTATTCAAAAAAATTCCCTGATCTGAAAATTCGGAAGGAAATTGATCTAAGCTACGTAAACGAGGGGACCTATATCCTTAGATTGAGTTCTAAAACGCTTAAAGAGTCGAAAAGAATTATTATTGATAATTGATATTTTTGAGGCTTCTGCGTGATGCAGAAGCCTTTCTTATTAATTTTGCGTCGCTGTTTTAAAACCTATGTACAAACATTTGGTTTGAATAAGCGACAGTTGTAACTTTGGGTTATCTAACCTGCATCAACCAACCACCGAACCGTAATGAATTACTTACCCTCCGATTATCTTCCTATTTTAATTCAGCTTGGCCTTGCCATCGCTTTTATTGTGGGTACGATGCTGGTCACACACGCAATCGGCCCCAAACGGAACAGTAAACTGAAAGATGAGCCGTTTGAGTGTGGAATTGAGGTCAAAGGTGACGCTCGTACTCCTATATCCATCAAGTATTTTCTGGTGGCCATTTTGTTTGTATTATTTGACGTTGAAGTGATCTTTATGTATCCCTGGGCTGTCAATTTCATCAAACTGGGCACCCTTGGTTTTGTAGAAATGATCCTGTTCATGGTACTCTTGCTGGCAGGCTTTTACTACATCATCCGTAAAGGGGTTTTAGAGTGGGAAAAGTAAACTATCGATCGCCCGGATTTGTTAATAGATCATGCGCCTAACCGGCAGCACCGGCGATCAATCCATGGTATAACGAAAGAATAAACATGACAAAAGATATCAAAATTGTAGAAGCTCCCGAAGGGTTTGAAGGCTCGGGTTTCTTCGCCACTTCATTCGATAAAGTCGTTGGCCTGGCCCGCAGTCACTCTTTATGGCCTTTGCCCTTTGCTACCTCCTGCTGCGGTATAGAGTTTATGTCAACGATGGCTTCACGGTACGATTTGGCCCGTTTCGGATCCGAGCGTCCCAGCTTTTCCCCGCGCCAGGCCGACATGCTTCTGGTAGCCGGTACCATCGCAAAGAAAATGGCTCCCATTCTGAAACAGGTCTATCTGCAAATGGCCGAACCCCGTTGGGTAGTGGCCATCGGTGCCTGCGCTTCAAGCGGCGGCATTTTTGATACATACAGCGTATTGCAGGGTATTGACCGGGTAATCCCCGTCGACGTATACGTGCCGGGCTGCCCGCCGCGCCCCGAACAGATACTGGAAGGTATCATGCAGGTACGCGAATTGACACACAATGAGTCACTGCGTCGTCGCAATGCCCCGGAATATCAAGCATTATTGGCCTCCTATAATATTCAGTAAAAAGTTTAACGTTGATTTTCCATCAATATTGAACGGCCGGTAACCCTTACTTTATGCCATCGATGATTGAGAATTAACTCCCTATGTAACTATGCTTACAAACCAATCTGTAGCCGAAGAGATCATTAAAAAATTTGGGGATGATGTGTTCGATTTTGAAGAGCCTTTTGGCTTTCTGACCTTCAGTACCACCCGTGAGCAAATTATCCCTGTGCTGGATTACGTGAAGTCGCATCCTCTATTTCAGGTAAACTTTTTAACCGATATTACGGCTATACATTACCCTGATGCAGTAGGTCAGGAGTTTTGTGTAGTATACCATACGCACAGTTTCATCCATAATTTCCGTACACGTATCAAGGTCTTTTTGGCCGAAGCTGATGTTCACATTCCAACGGCTACCGGGCTGTATGCCTCTGCCAACTGGATGGAGCGTGAAACCTATGATCTGTTCGGAATTTTGTTTGACGGACATCCTAATTTAAAGCGTATCCTTAATATGGATGAAATGGACTATTTCCCCATGCGTAAGGAATATCCGCTCGAAGATCAAACACGAGAAGACAAAATTGATGCTTTGTTTGGAAGATAACTTTTAAGTGCCTGACATTGGACATCACCCTCCATTAGATTAACACGAGGGATGTCCGACATCCTAAGTCCAAGAAAATGACAGAAACTGCAGTAGCACCCAAAACTACGACCGACCTCGCTCAAGGCGAACAGGTACAATACGTTAACGAATTAACCACTCTCAACCTTGGTCCGACACACCCCGCCACACACGGCATTTTTCAGAACGTGTTGACCATGGACGGGGAAAAGATCATAGCGGGTGAGCAAACCGTTGGGTACATTCACCGGGCTTTTGAGAAAATAGCCGAACGCCGGCCGTTTTATCAAATTACCACCCTGACCGACCGCATGAATTATTGCTCCTCTCCCATCAATAATTTGGGATGGCACATGACGGTCGAAAAACTGCTCAGCATTGAAGTACCGAAACGAGCCCAATACATCCGGGTCATTATGATGGAATTGGCACGTATTGCTGACCACATCGTTTGTAACGGTATTCTGGGGGTTGATACGGGCGCTTTTACCGGTTTCCTGTACATGTATGAGAAGCGCGAGGATATTTATGAGATATACGAAGAAATGTGCGGTGCGCGTCTGACCACCAACATGGGTCGCGTAGGAGGGATGGAACGTGATCTGACCACAACCGCCATTCGTAAGATCAATGAATTTCTCAAAACATTTCCGCCTGTACTGAAAGAGTTCGAGAAACTCTTTAACCGTAACCGAATTTTTATGGACCGTACCATCGGTGTCGGCGGCATTTCTGCCGAACGAGCGTTGAGTTATGGATTTACAGGCCCCAATTTACGAGCCGCAGGGGTAGATTATGATGTGCGGGTGATGAGCCCCTATTCTTCGTATGAAGATTTTCAATTTGATATTCCCATCGGACAACACGGTGATACTTACGACCGTTTCATG
Above is a window of Runella slithyformis DSM 19594 DNA encoding:
- the nuoD gene encoding NADH dehydrogenase (quinone) subunit D, translated to MTETAVAPKTTTDLAQGEQVQYVNELTTLNLGPTHPATHGIFQNVLTMDGEKIIAGEQTVGYIHRAFEKIAERRPFYQITTLTDRMNYCSSPINNLGWHMTVEKLLSIEVPKRAQYIRVIMMELARIADHIVCNGILGVDTGAFTGFLYMYEKREDIYEIYEEMCGARLTTNMGRVGGMERDLTTTAIRKINEFLKTFPPVLKEFEKLFNRNRIFMDRTIGVGGISAERALSYGFTGPNLRAAGVDYDVRVMSPYSSYEDFQFDIPIGQHGDTYDRFMVRNEEMWQSLRIIEQAMKNLPDGPYYADAPEYYLPPKKEVYRNMEALIYHFKIVMGEIEAPVGEVYHAVEGGNGELGFYLISDGGRTPYRLHFRRPCFIYYQAYPEMCVGSTISDAIVTMSSLNVIAGELDA
- a CDS encoding NADH-quinone oxidoreductase subunit A, coding for MNYLPSDYLPILIQLGLAIAFIVGTMLVTHAIGPKRNSKLKDEPFECGIEVKGDARTPISIKYFLVAILFVLFDVEVIFMYPWAVNFIKLGTLGFVEMILFMVLLLAGFYYIIRKGVLEWEK
- a CDS encoding NADH-quinone oxidoreductase subunit B codes for the protein MTKDIKIVEAPEGFEGSGFFATSFDKVVGLARSHSLWPLPFATSCCGIEFMSTMASRYDLARFGSERPSFSPRQADMLLVAGTIAKKMAPILKQVYLQMAEPRWVVAIGACASSGGIFDTYSVLQGIDRVIPVDVYVPGCPPRPEQILEGIMQVRELTHNESLRRRNAPEYQALLASYNIQ
- a CDS encoding T9SS type A sorting domain-containing protein, with the protein product MMQKTTTYWRCMNVLLVTLLTVGTLTAQIKITFPVERAVFQRNNANQASVSIGGYYTQAVDRIEARLVPVVVGQGQATDWITIESNPRGGVFLGSLTGRGGWYTLEVRAFLGGTEVGRDALAKLGIGEVFLIAGQSNAQGFFGFGAPNVNDDRVNTITWDNQNSDNTNNLTFSFTRVTAEGVIGPRGRSAWCWGPLGDLLARKLNVPILFMNAGWFDTSTLNWLDSANGKTVKNRLNQDLPAGMPFLNLKNALQYYGSILGLRSVLWLQGENDAAAGVSKDAYQSSLQGLVNVARVEQGEVLSSLPWVMSRTSRFAMGSISVTSQAVIDAQTAIVNIPFNKSYPGPFTDNIQVPRPAFNPVNGQEDRVHFQGQGLNDLAQAWDNSLQPSFFATVVPVSPRPARPLTVTCNVGNGSFNVRAPDGFASYRWTNGETTQTITVQRAGTYQVTMKDNIGNTYLTPALVITEPSVSLPTPVITPSGEQIICADSSIALTVDVSSVNTVIWSNGQIGRTINVRNPGTYTARISSIFGCNSPTPSAPVTVKNIQIKAPALIQSGPYSVQATPDTTIFSFTDTKVSAITWDWRQGGRSLPATESAIKVTQTGEFTARSRVTFVANSGGSARTCVSPFSAAVLYQPTGETANGLVVYPNPSRLGKVAIETLEDLTDVEITVTALSGQVVYSKKFPDLKIRKEIDLSYVNEGTYILRLSSKTLKESKRIIIDN
- a CDS encoding NADH-quinone oxidoreductase subunit C, giving the protein MLTNQSVAEEIIKKFGDDVFDFEEPFGFLTFSTTREQIIPVLDYVKSHPLFQVNFLTDITAIHYPDAVGQEFCVVYHTHSFIHNFRTRIKVFLAEADVHIPTATGLYASANWMERETYDLFGILFDGHPNLKRILNMDEMDYFPMRKEYPLEDQTREDKIDALFGR